The following nucleotide sequence is from Phycisphaerae bacterium.
ATCGCTGGCGAAGGCCGCATACCATCCGCCCGCCGGCGCCTCGTTTTGATCATCGCTCTCGTCGCCGCCGGGCTCGCGGCGCGAATGCCGCTCCTGCCCTACCCTGGATTTCTGCACGACCAGGATCAGTTCGTCATGTGGGCCCATGTCGCCGCGACCCGCGGACTGGCGCATGTGTACGACCGTCCGGACGCTGGCCGCTCCACGCCGCTTTGCAACTACCCGCCGGTGCAGGTCTATGTCTGCCGCGCCCTGGCATCGATCTATCCATTCGTCGGCGGAACACCGCTCAATGCCGCGATGGTGGATTCCATCGTGCGGCGCGAAGACTCCCCCGAGGTCCGCTCCGCGTACGTCCTCTTCAAGTTTCCAGCAGTCCTGGCTGATCTCCTAACGGCCGCACTCCTTTTCCTCTGGCTCATCCGGCGCGCCCCGCTCGTCTTTGCGACGATCGTCGCCGGCATCTACGCGCTGCACCCGGCGATCCTTCACGATTCCTCTGTCTGGGGCCAGATCGACGCCATTCCCACGCTCTTCACCCTCTGCGCCCTCGAAGCTGCGCGGCGAAAGAAGTTCGAGTGGATGTGGGCGTGGGCCATTCTCGCTGCCTTGACCAAGCCGCAGGCCCTCATCTTTCTTCCGGTCTGGCTGTCGCTTTCGATCTTGAACTTCGGCAACGATGCCCGGAAATGGTTGCGTTCCGCGGGCGTGATTGCGCTTGTCGTCGTCGCGACCGTCGCGCCATTTTACGGCGGCTGGGCTGGGGTCTGGGAAGCCTTCGTCGGTGCCGCGTCGTATTATCCCTTCACTCACCTCAACGGGTTCTCCGGCTGGTTTCTCAAAGACCCGCTGCTCGCGCCCGAACTCGGCGGCAACCTTCTCGAATCCTACTCCCGCGACGATCGCGCGCTGTTTGCCGGCTTGACACCGCGCGTCCTCGGACTGATCGGTGTGTTTGTGATCTGGTTGGTCGCGGTACAGGTTCTTCGCCGACGTCGCGGCGACGACGATTCGCTTGAATGGGCGGCGCGGCTCGTACCGCTGGGCTTTTTTGTAGTGTCCACGCAGATGCACGAGCGCTATCTCTACCCCGCCATTGCGATCTGGGCGTGGACGGCGCGGCCGGATTGGCGCTGGTGGATCGGCTGGCTGCTACTGGGCGCCTGCGTGGCCGTCAACATGCTCTGGGTCTGGATCGGGCCCTGTGCCGGCGACTTCCTGCGCATCCAGGAGCAACTCTTCCACCGGCCCTGGCTCGGTCAGCCGCCGGGCGTGTGGTGCAGTTTCATCTTGATAGCAGTTCTGTTCGTGACGCTGGCGCGTGTCGTGCGCGAGGCGACGCAAAAGTAGCATCAAAAATCGGAGGTGACCTTGCCGGCCGCGTCTTCAATCTTGATGACCGAGTGAATGGGGACGCCGTTGAACCGATCGCGGCCCTTGAGGAAACACAGTTCGATGAGGAACGCCACGCCCGCGATCTCGCCGCCCAGCGAACGGACGAGATCGCAACAGGCGACCATCGTCCCGCCGGTGGCGAGTAAATCATCAATCATCAGCACTTTGGCCCCTGGCCAGACCGCGTCTTCGTGAATCTCCATCGCGTCGGTGCCGTATTCGAGCTTGTATTCGACGCGCCGGGTCTTGGCAGGGAGTTTGCCCGGCTTGCGAATGGGGACAAACCCGGCGGAGAGGTTTCGCGCCACGGCGGTTCCAAAAATGAACCCGCGGCTCTCCGCACCTACGACCACGTCAATATGCTGATCACGGAACGGTTGTGTGAGGAACTCGACCGCCAGGGAAAGGGCCGCCGAATCGGACAGGAGGGGCGTGATGTCTTTGAAGACGATCCCCTTCTTGGGAAAGTCGTGGACATCGCGGAGCATCCGCGCCAGTCCTTCGACGTTGGGAATCGGCAGTCGCGTTGGCTTGGCCATCCATCCATCCTCGCTGCCTGCCATTGTATCTTGCGGAGGGAAGCCGACACAAGCGATCCGACGATCGCCTATTCCGCCTTTAATAGCAGCGAATGACCGCTGGAAAGCCCCACGAGGCAGTCATCCATCGTCGCGGCCAGTGCGCGAACCGCCTCGACCGATAACGGGCGACCGTTGACTCGGACGAGGATGTCCCCGGGCGCCAGGCCGGCGCGATCGCCGGGGCTGTCCGCTCGAACCAAAACCACGATCATCGCTCCGGCAGGCAGGTGATTGGCCTCGCGCATCTCCGGCGGCGCCGTCTCCAAGACGGCCCCGCGAAACTCCATTGCTTCTGGTGCGTCGGCGATCGCAGGCGAGGCCGGTCGGCGTCCCACGAAGACATGCGCGACGGCGCGACCGCCCTTGCGCAGGAACTCCACCGCCGCCGTCCGCCCCGGCTCCAACGCGCCGACCAACGACACGAAATCATCCGCCGATGCGACGGGGCGCCGATCGACGGCTACGACAATATCTCCTCCCCGCAGTCCCGCGGCGGCGGCCGGTTCGTCCGGCACCACTGAATCAACCAACACGCCTCTCCCCGCCCGCAACCCCGCCGCGCGAATCTGCGCCTCGGTCAGGTTGACCACCTCCACGCCGAGATAGCCGTATTCAATCGATTGACCCCTCAGGAGGCGGTCGATGATGCGCCGCGTCCGCTCGCCGATGGGTACCGCGAAGCCGATCGCGCCGCTGGCGCCGGTGGCGCCCAGGGCTGTGAGCACTCCGACGACCTGACCGTCAATGTTCACCAGCGGCCCGCCTGAATGGCCGGGATTGATCGGGGCGGAGGTCTGGATCATGTCGCCGTAATAGCGATCCTCGTCTCGTCCCACGGTCTGCGGCAGCGGGCGGCCGATCGCGCTGACGATCCCCAAACTGACCGCGGCCTGCCCGTCCCCGGCCAGGCCCAGCGGGTTGCCGAACGCCAACACCAGATGACCGCGGCGCACGCTGCACACGTCGCCCAGCTCGGCTACGGTTAAGTCCCGCTCGGCGATGTGGAGGATGGCGAGATCGGCCCGTGGATCGGCGGCGATGCGGCGCGCGCGGCACGACCGTCCGTCAGACAGCGTGACGTGAATTGCCAGCGCGCCCTCGATGACATGCTGGCTGGTCAGGATCATCCCGTCGTTGCGGATGACGACGCCGCTGCCGCTGGTGACCCAATCGAGCGGATTACCGCTTGACGGCTCGCCCGGCGACGGACGGCGGTCGGTCTGGATCGCCACCACGGCGGGGCCGAATTTTTCAACAAGGACTTCGATCCCGTCTTGCAGTTGTTGAAGCGGATTGGGCGGCGGTGGCAATTCCGCGGGCTGCGAGGTCGAGGGAATCTCCACGGTCGGCACGGGCTGTGTCGTGGTCTCCGGCAGCTCCTGTGCGCGCGATCTCTCCGCAGCCAGACACAGGCAAGTCAATAGTGCAATGGTACTGCGCGTCATTCCGCCGGCTCCGTCCGTGCGAAAGACCAGGATTGCTACTGCGGCACGTCGATTTCAAGCGTCTGCTTCCCGGCGTTTCGCGCGCCCGAGGAGAAGCTCACGATCTTCACTCCCGGATCAACCAGGAAAAGGTAGCCGAAGAGGCGCTGCTCGGGATTCGTCGATCGCAGGACATTTTCCGTCAGCTTCTTGGCTTTCTTCAGGCTGCGTTCCGGTTGCTCCGATTCTGGATAGTACTGAACCTCGAAGACCATCTTTCCACCGACGGGAGCCGCGGAATAAACGCCGATGGCAAAGTAATCCGTGCCCTCGGAGTCGGTGAGGCGAATCTGGGCGGCAACGTTAGTGGCGTAGTTCAGCGCCCGGCCGAACAGGCTCAAAGCGTCTTTCTTGTCCGCGCCGACTTGTACCATCCTTTTGCCTTCGGGAACGTAGAACTTCGTGACGGCCCCGTCGGTCGGCGGCGTGCCTGGCAGGTCGAGGTAAAAGTGACATTCACCGAGCACGTCACCCTGAAGATGACGGGCGACGAAGGAATTGTCCTTCGGCAGTGGCGTCGGGAGCGTATCAAAAACCCCCGTTCGCGCTTCAATGGCGTCGGCGATATGGACGTTTCCTCCGGTGGGCTTGCCGACCTTGGGCTTGCTGTCCTTCTTTTCGGGCTCGTCGGCCTCATCTGTGTCGTTTGCCGACGCATCACCTTTCGGGCTCGAAGGCTTTGGGGCGGAGCTTCCATAGGCCGTCGCGGCGTCCGAGGGCGGCTCGGTCCGTTGGAGCTTCTTGGTCAACTCCACCCGCGCTCCTCGCTTGTACTCCACGTACCACGGCGAGAAATTTTCCGGCACCTCGAACGCCACGTCGAAATTAAAAGCCTTGACGGAAGCGTTCTCTCCGCTCCCCTTAATCTCCGCAACCGATCGAGCGGTGTTGGCATTGAGCAGAAAGTCCGTCTGCGGGCCGAAGCGCACCAACCGCGCCGCCTGATCCGCCTTGACGTTGGACAAACCATGGTCCTTGTGGATGTACAAGTCGCTCATGCCGCAGGCCAGATGGACGCTCGGCGGGGCCGACGCTCCATCGCTTGCCGGCGGCGGGCCGACGATGCGAAATTGAGGTACCCGGAAACGCAAATCCATCGATCCTTCCGCCGCCGCCGACGTGTCCAGTCGCACGCGGCACACCAGGAATTTCTTCCCGACGCTGGGTTCGACCGTCGTGAATTCGCGGGCCAAGCCCTCGCCCTCGACTCGCTGCGACACCTGATCGATCTGCCGCGCCTCCCAGTAGCCTTTGACCTGAAGGCTGTCCTGGGGAACGAAGACGCGTTCTTCCGGCTGCGGATTGGCTCGCGCCGAGTACAAGTCCTCGATGAAATCCGGCTTGGCGTCGGCAAAGCTCGTCTCGCCCTGGAAGCTGCCCGACGAAAGCATATTGACCAGCCCGATCGTGAATCCGTCGGGTTTCAACATGAATCCTTTTTCCTCGGCGCTCCCGTCGGCGGCGGTCGAGACGCGCTCGAAGCCGAGGACGCTCGATCCGATGGGGAGCATCTGGATCGCCACCAGCGACGTTCCCACCAGGAGCAGGCCCGTAAACAGGCCGCACACGCCGCCACCCGCGCGGTCCGCAATCACGGGCAGCTTGACGCCGTCGGGGATCATCTTGTCCGTTCCCAGCCGCAAGACCAGTAGCGTGACCAGAAAAATCAACATCAGCGCCAGCGGCAGGCCGATGCCCGCGTTCAAGTTCGCAGCCCACAGCGAATGCACCTGTTCGTAGAATCCAAAAGCGAGAAGACAGGCAATGACCGTGCAGAGGAACATGATCGCGCTGCTGAAGAAACCTTGATACACCCAGAAGGCCGTGACCAGAATCACCATGAGCGCTACGACGATGGAAAAGATCATGGCATACTCCTTGAAGGGCGCCGCTGCCCGCCGTGATCGGCGCGTCCTATTTTTCGCCTTCTTTGGTGACCCGCAGGACCTCGTTAATGCTCGTGATGCCGTCGTACACCTTGTGCAACGCGACCTCCTGGAGGTAGAGCATCCCCTTCTTGCGGGCCTCCGCCTTCACGACCGCCAGCGAGTCGCCCTTGGAGATTCTAGCTCGCAGTTCGTCATCGATGATCAGCAACTCAAAGACGCCGGTTCGCCCCAGGTATCCGGTCCCCTGGCAGACCGCGCACAAAATGGGGTTCCCCTGTTTGTCCACCTCGACTTCGTTGGCATTGGGTGGGCGATAGAAGGGGCGATTCTCGCCCAAGGGGAGATTGGCCTTTTTTAGAATGTCGGGATCGGGTTTGTACCCCTTCCGACAGGTCGTACAGAGGATTCGAATCAACCGCTGCGACGACACCGCCACCAGGCTGGTGGCCGCCAGCGCGGGATCGGCCACCCCGTTCAGGTACGCCCCCAACGCACTGAACGTGTCCTTGGCCCTTAATCCGATGTAAATTTTCTTGTTCTGCTTCCCGGCCGTCGCCGCCAGGCTCGCCGTCTCCGCATCGGGCAGGTCGCTGATCATGCAGACGTCCGGCTCCGTCCGCAGCAGCGACCTCAGGCGCTTGCCGAACGTGATCGTGTTGTTCTGGCTGTCGAAGACGTGCTGGGTGATATTCTCCAGGTCCAGGTCCTTCGAGGCTTCCAGCGTGTGGATGTTCTGCAGGAACGCGTCGTGCTCGCGGAGAATGGCATACAGCGTGCTCGTCACGCCCGCGCCCTTCGGACCGCTGACAATCACCACCCCTTTGTGCTCCTCTCGTACTGCCTTGAACAGCGGCAACTGCTTCGCGGTCAGCCCGAGGTCCGGCAGGCGGAATTTACTCTCTTCCGAGATGAGCCGAAGGGCGAAGCGCTGGCCGGCGGTGCTGCCGGAGGTCCTGGCCTGTACCTCAACGGACTTGTCGCCTTTTCCACCAGCCCCGATCGTCGCCTTGAAGTGACCGGTTTGCGGACGGCGATGCTCGTCCGAGTTCATCCCGGAAATTCTTTTGAGGTGCGCCAGTACGAGGGGCGCGACGGCCGGGTCCAGCGGATCGCGAATCCGGTCTACGCCATCTATGCGGATCAATGTCTTGACCGGCTGCTCGGGGATGAAGTCCATGCGCAGATCGCTGCCGCGCCGCCAGATGGCGTCGAAGAGCAGTTCCTGCATGACGCCGTAGGCGGCATGTTGGGCGGGGTCCGTCGGCCAGTTCGGCGTCTTGCCGTTGGCGTCCTTGATGCGAACCCGGTCCCCCATCGAGACGACTTCGGTGGTCTTCACCTTGCCGCCCTTGAACAATCGCTGCAGGTGCGCCGGCGTCAGGATGGTCTGCGCGGGTGCGACGCGTTTGTTCCGAAAGAGGGCGTAGCCGATGAA
It contains:
- a CDS encoding glycosyltransferase 87 family protein, whose protein sequence is MDPTTPSPPSAVPIAGEGRIPSARRRLVLIIALVAAGLAARMPLLPYPGFLHDQDQFVMWAHVAATRGLAHVYDRPDAGRSTPLCNYPPVQVYVCRALASIYPFVGGTPLNAAMVDSIVRREDSPEVRSAYVLFKFPAVLADLLTAALLFLWLIRRAPLVFATIVAGIYALHPAILHDSSVWGQIDAIPTLFTLCALEAARRKKFEWMWAWAILAALTKPQALIFLPVWLSLSILNFGNDARKWLRSAGVIALVVVATVAPFYGGWAGVWEAFVGAASYYPFTHLNGFSGWFLKDPLLAPELGGNLLESYSRDDRALFAGLTPRVLGLIGVFVIWLVAVQVLRRRRGDDDSLEWAARLVPLGFFVVSTQMHERYLYPAIAIWAWTARPDWRWWIGWLLLGACVAVNMLWVWIGPCAGDFLRIQEQLFHRPWLGQPPGVWCSFILIAVLFVTLARVVREATQK
- a CDS encoding adenine phosphoribosyltransferase gives rise to the protein MAKPTRLPIPNVEGLARMLRDVHDFPKKGIVFKDITPLLSDSAALSLAVEFLTQPFRDQHIDVVVGAESRGFIFGTAVARNLSAGFVPIRKPGKLPAKTRRVEYKLEYGTDAMEIHEDAVWPGAKVLMIDDLLATGGTMVACCDLVRSLGGEIAGVAFLIELCFLKGRDRFNGVPIHSVIKIEDAAGKVTSDF
- a CDS encoding trypsin-like peptidase domain-containing protein, yielding MTRSTIALLTCLCLAAERSRAQELPETTTQPVPTVEIPSTSQPAELPPPPNPLQQLQDGIEVLVEKFGPAVVAIQTDRRPSPGEPSSGNPLDWVTSGSGVVIRNDGMILTSQHVIEGALAIHVTLSDGRSCRARRIAADPRADLAILHIAERDLTVAELGDVCSVRRGHLVLAFGNPLGLAGDGQAAVSLGIVSAIGRPLPQTVGRDEDRYYGDMIQTSAPINPGHSGGPLVNIDGQVVGVLTALGATGASGAIGFAVPIGERTRRIIDRLLRGQSIEYGYLGVEVVNLTEAQIRAAGLRAGRGVLVDSVVPDEPAAAAGLRGGDIVVAVDRRPVASADDFVSLVGALEPGRTAAVEFLRKGGRAVAHVFVGRRPASPAIADAPEAMEFRGAVLETAPPEMREANHLPAGAMIVVLVRADSPGDRAGLAPGDILVRVNGRPLSVEAVRALAATMDDCLVGLSSGHSLLLKAE
- a CDS encoding CvpA family protein; amino-acid sequence: MIFSIVVALMVILVTAFWVYQGFFSSAIMFLCTVIACLLAFGFYEQVHSLWAANLNAGIGLPLALMLIFLVTLLVLRLGTDKMIPDGVKLPVIADRAGGGVCGLFTGLLLVGTSLVAIQMLPIGSSVLGFERVSTAADGSAEEKGFMLKPDGFTIGLVNMLSSGSFQGETSFADAKPDFIEDLYSARANPQPEERVFVPQDSLQVKGYWEARQIDQVSQRVEGEGLAREFTTVEPSVGKKFLVCRVRLDTSAAAEGSMDLRFRVPQFRIVGPPPASDGASAPPSVHLACGMSDLYIHKDHGLSNVKADQAARLVRFGPQTDFLLNANTARSVAEIKGSGENASVKAFNFDVAFEVPENFSPWYVEYKRGARVELTKKLQRTEPPSDAATAYGSSAPKPSSPKGDASANDTDEADEPEKKDSKPKVGKPTGGNVHIADAIEARTGVFDTLPTPLPKDNSFVARHLQGDVLGECHFYLDLPGTPPTDGAVTKFYVPEGKRMVQVGADKKDALSLFGRALNYATNVAAQIRLTDSEGTDYFAIGVYSAAPVGGKMVFEVQYYPESEQPERSLKKAKKLTENVLRSTNPEQRLFGYLFLVDPGVKIVSFSSGARNAGKQTLEIDVPQ
- a CDS encoding ATPase, T2SS/T4P/T4SS family; its protein translation is MFDRMPHLVVAALPTEGGYFSPFKIVLFTLCFLLWAHNAAWVEKDLKTIRVPAGMWRALIFGTGVATLALWLLIPLFWIGFLLFAMVFGGAFIGYALFRNKRVAPAQTILTPAHLQRLFKGGKVKTTEVVSMGDRVRIKDANGKTPNWPTDPAQHAAYGVMQELLFDAIWRRGSDLRMDFIPEQPVKTLIRIDGVDRIRDPLDPAVAPLVLAHLKRISGMNSDEHRRPQTGHFKATIGAGGKGDKSVEVQARTSGSTAGQRFALRLISEESKFRLPDLGLTAKQLPLFKAVREEHKGVVIVSGPKGAGVTSTLYAILREHDAFLQNIHTLEASKDLDLENITQHVFDSQNNTITFGKRLRSLLRTEPDVCMISDLPDAETASLAATAGKQNKKIYIGLRAKDTFSALGAYLNGVADPALAATSLVAVSSQRLIRILCTTCRKGYKPDPDILKKANLPLGENRPFYRPPNANEVEVDKQGNPILCAVCQGTGYLGRTGVFELLIIDDELRARISKGDSLAVVKAEARKKGMLYLQEVALHKVYDGITSINEVLRVTKEGEK